A single genomic interval of Rhododendron vialii isolate Sample 1 chromosome 3a, ASM3025357v1 harbors:
- the LOC131319367 gene encoding nifU-like protein 4, mitochondrial isoform X1 — MKSLRRLLRRGLVCRRTELCTGSGAPYASRRLLLLDSSAASTSQNRSASSAFPPFKSTSIPPFHSSKWDLLRGQRRTMFIQTQSTPNPSSLMFYPGKQVMEVGSADFPNARSAMNSPLAKALYGIDGITRVFFGSDFITVTKSDDFSWDILKPEIFAAIMDFYTSGKPLFLDSNAAASMDTAIHEDDSETVAMIKELLETRIRPAVQDDGGDIEYRGFDPDTGIVKLRMQGACSGCPSSSVTLKSGIENMLMHYVPEVKSVEQELDDEDEAATLPG, encoded by the exons atgaaGAGTTTGAGAAGATTGTTGCGTCGGGGACTTGTATGCAGAAGAACGGAACTTTGCACCGGAAGCGGTGCTCCCTACGCTTCTCGCCGCCTCTTGCTACTCGATTCTTCTGCCGCTTCAACCTCGCAAAATCGCTCAGCTTCATCCGCTTTCCCACCCTTCAAATCTACCTCTATTCCTCCATTCCACTCCTCAAAATGGGACCTTTTAAGAG GGCAGAGGAGGACCATGTTTATCCAAACACAATCTACTCCCAATCCTTCATCCCTCATGTTTTATCCGGGAAAGCAAGTTATGGAAGTTGGGAGCGCTGACTTTCCGAATGCTCGCTCAGCAATGAATTCACCCCTTGCAAAGGCCCTCTACGGGATTGATG GAATTACTCGGGTTTTCTTTGGGTCAGATTTTATAACAGTTACGAAATCAGATGATTTTTCATGGGATATTCTGAAGCCTGAAATTTTCGCTGCAATTATGGACTTCTACACTTCTGGGAAGCCACTCTTTCTTGACTCAAATGCTGCAGCTTCCATGGACACAGCTATCCACGAA GATGATTCAGAAACTGTTGCAATGATTAAAGAACTGTTAGAGACTCGTATCCGACCTGCTGTACAAGATGATGGGGGAGACATTGAGTATCGAGGATTTGATCC AGATACTGGAATAGTCAAACTCAGGATGCAAGGAGCGTGTAGTGGGTGCCCCAGCTCATCTGTTACCCTAAAATCTGGCATCGAGAATATGTTGATGCATTATGTACCTGAG GTTAAAAGCGTTGAGCA
- the LOC131319367 gene encoding nifU-like protein 4, mitochondrial isoform X4 — protein sequence MFIQTQSTPNPSSLMFYPGKQVMEVGSADFPNARSAMNSPLAKALYGIDGITRVFFGSDFITVTKSDDFSWDILKPEIFAAIMDFYTSGKPLFLDSNAAASMDTAIHEDDSETVAMIKELLETRIRPAVQDDGGDIEYRGFDPDTGIVKLRMQGACSGCPSSSVTLKSGIENMLMHYVPEVKSVEQELDDEDEAATLPG from the exons ATGTTTATCCAAACACAATCTACTCCCAATCCTTCATCCCTCATGTTTTATCCGGGAAAGCAAGTTATGGAAGTTGGGAGCGCTGACTTTCCGAATGCTCGCTCAGCAATGAATTCACCCCTTGCAAAGGCCCTCTACGGGATTGATG GAATTACTCGGGTTTTCTTTGGGTCAGATTTTATAACAGTTACGAAATCAGATGATTTTTCATGGGATATTCTGAAGCCTGAAATTTTCGCTGCAATTATGGACTTCTACACTTCTGGGAAGCCACTCTTTCTTGACTCAAATGCTGCAGCTTCCATGGACACAGCTATCCACGAA GATGATTCAGAAACTGTTGCAATGATTAAAGAACTGTTAGAGACTCGTATCCGACCTGCTGTACAAGATGATGGGGGAGACATTGAGTATCGAGGATTTGATCC AGATACTGGAATAGTCAAACTCAGGATGCAAGGAGCGTGTAGTGGGTGCCCCAGCTCATCTGTTACCCTAAAATCTGGCATCGAGAATATGTTGATGCATTATGTACCTGAG GTTAAAAGCGTTGAGCA